The following is a genomic window from Ethanoligenens harbinense YUAN-3.
CTTGCATTTGATCCCAGCTAATAAGGTATGAACGTTCCGGATTATTCGCTATCCGTCCGTATACATAGCTAAGAGGCATATTTAATCTACTGTCAATGGATATTTTTCTCGACATTATCGCTTTCTGATATTTATTATTCTGAATTTCCTTAATACATTCCCTTACAATATTTTTATAGTATTCAGCATTTTTATCCAATAATTGATTATCGTCCAACAGCGAAACATTTGAGGATTTTATATTTATCAATAAATTTTCATAATCCTTTATAATGTAAGCAAGAGTTTCTTTTTCTTTTAGTAATTCCTCTTCGCTATGTGTCTTAATTTCCAATTTATCTACATTCAATTCATATTCGATTTCTGGAAGAAAAAGTCGTATGAGAGCCTTGCTTTCATTCCCTAGTGGTACATGGTAATTATGACGCGCTAGGCCAAAATTGCACACACCATAGAATCTCCACCCGTCTTGTCCGGCGTAAATGCAAACATTTTGCAGGGTATCACTTAATACTCCTGTTTCATATAATTTCTTACCGTCGGCGCTGAATAAAGTGACATATTCATCCGTTACAGAAATTTCCGCATGAATTCCGATTCCAATTGATATTTTGTTGCCATTCTCATATAATATATAATTCGATTGGTTATGACTTTGGCAAATCACTGCGGCTAATATATACGGATTTTCTGCCATATTTTTTACTTGGCATTTATAATTGAAAGACGTGTTTTCATTAGACATAAAGAATCCCCTCTCATTATAGGCGGAAGATTGATGTTCTAATTCTTGATATAAACCTTGGAAATATAATTAACATCTATCCCGATGTTTTATAAATATCCTGCTTGTGAAATCAGCGAAAGACGGTCGGCTTCAAAGTCACATCTGTGAGTTGCCTGTAGTGACATTATGGGCGTTCAAGCAATCATGATCATTAATTATTGGGACTTGATTTGCTTAAGCCTGATCCTGTCGATTTTTTCCGTTGGCCCCATCGGTATTTCACTTACAAAACTATACTTAGTAGGGCATTTAAAATGGTCAATATTTGATTTCATATATCGTGTAAGTTCTTTAACTAAATCGTTGCCCGGTAGTATGGATGGCTCTAAAACCACATAGGCAACAATTTGCGTCAATTCTTCTTGGCTTACTTCATCATCAACTGCTGCTTGGCGAACTTTGGGGTGTTTAAGTAAAATATTTTCTATTTCATGAGCCTCAACCCACATTCCGTTGACTTTAAATAAGTCTATGCATCTTCCAGCATACCAGAAATATCCATCTTTATCTTGATAAAATTTATCACCCGTCCGCATTGAGTTTCCAAACATGACTTTTTGATTTTCTTCGTGCCTGTTCCAATAACCAAGCATAAGACTTTCGCCACTTACCAATAAGTCACCAATGACACCAACAGGCACAGGGGTGTTATTTGCGTCGACTACTTGAACCTTGTATCCTGGGACCTCCAGACCCGTGCTCCCAGGTTTGACTTTTCCGAATTGATTGGAAATAAAAACATGTAACAACTCTGTTGTTCCCATGCCTTCGATGATTTCGACGCCGAATCGTTCTTTCCAGCTATTCCATAATGCCATTGGTAATACTTCACCAGCGCTGTACATGATTCTCATGGGATTTGTGTCAATTAATGCAATATCCGCTATATGTAATAATGAGGAGTAAATCGTTGGTACACCAAAAAATATTGATGGTTTATATTCATTTATAGTATTAACAATTTCGAATGCGTTGTTACTATCACTTAAAATGGAAGTTGCGCCTACCCCGAATGTAAGAAAAGTTGAATTGCCTAAACCATATGCAAATGGCAATTTTGCAACAGAATAGACAATATCATCCTCCGTTATATTCAATATGCCTTTACCAAACAATTCGATGCATATGACTATATCATGGTGCATGTGGAGAACGCCTTTTGGCCTACCACTACTCCCTGATGTATACATCCAAAATGCAATATCATCGCGTGACGTGGAGGAGGTTTCTAATTGTTCTGAGCACGATTCCACTGTTGAAAGAAAATTGTTATTAGTGTTATCGTCAATAATTATTATGTGCTGAAGCCAAGGTGTATCAATTGCTCCCAATTTGCTTTTCCACTCTTTATTTGTAATTAGTGCATGAACTCTACTGTCCTTAATAATGTACCGAATATCATTCGGCTTTAATCGAGTGTTTATAAGGATTGGAACAATCCCAACTCGTATCGCCCCTAATAACGCAAAAACATATTCAGGCTGGTCTGGGAGCAAAATGGCGATTCTTT
Proteins encoded in this region:
- a CDS encoding benzoate-CoA ligase family protein is translated as MENIYSNLPEKFNVSEYLIRTCNIEKFRGDKIALYYANSKYTYSDIERYVCKYGNALQNMQIVMEQRIAILLPDQPEYVFALLGAIRVGIVPILINTRLKPNDIRYIIKDSRVHALITNKEWKSKLGAIDTPWLQHIIIIDDNTNNNFLSTVESCSEQLETSSTSRDDIAFWMYTSGSSGRPKGVLHMHHDIVICIELFGKGILNITEDDIVYSVAKLPFAYGLGNSTFLTFGVGATSILSDSNNAFEIVNTINEYKPSIFFGVPTIYSSLLHIADIALIDTNPMRIMYSAGEVLPMALWNSWKERFGVEIIEGMGTTELLHVFISNQFGKVKPGSTGLEVPGYKVQVVDANNTPVPVGVIGDLLVSGESLMLGYWNRHEENQKVMFGNSMRTGDKFYQDKDGYFWYAGRCIDLFKVNGMWVEAHEIENILLKHPKVRQAAVDDEVSQEELTQIVAYVVLEPSILPGNDLVKELTRYMKSNIDHFKCPTKYSFVSEIPMGPTEKIDRIRLKQIKSQ
- a CDS encoding salicylate synthase, with protein sequence MSNENTSFNYKCQVKNMAENPYILAAVICQSHNQSNYILYENGNKISIGIGIHAEISVTDEYVTLFSADGKKLYETGVLSDTLQNVCIYAGQDGWRFYGVCNFGLARHNYHVPLGNESKALIRLFLPEIEYELNVDKLEIKTHSEEELLKEKETLAYIIKDYENLLINIKSSNVSLLDDNQLLDKNAEYYKNIVRECIKEIQNNKYQKAIMSRKISIDSRLNMPLSYVYGRIANNPERSYLISWDQMQVLGFSPETVVEVNSNSIVSTFPLAGTRALVKDDYEMNQKLERELLCDPKEIAEHAISVKLAFEELNRVCIPGSVAVSKYMSVIKRGTVQHLGSRLVGHLKNGCNAWHALNMLFPAVTASGIPKLEAIEAIGRLENDPRNLYSGCVLTYDITGTMDAALVLRTVFQTVDDTWLRAGAGIVEMSNPERELEETCEKLRSVTKWLVTDSGVI